The Naumannella cuiyingiana DNA window TGCTGCGGTACTTCCGGCGATGCTGGGTCCCCGATGAGGTGGCCATCCCCTCCATGCTGCACAGCCCGGCCCTCGGTGGTCGCTGGCCGGCCGAATCGGTGCCGGGCCACCCCTGGTGGATGGACTGGGGCGAGGCCGAAGGACGGACCCGGGTGCGCAGCCCCGACTGGCTCGGCATCGCCGACTTCGAACGGCTGGCCGCTGCGGTCGCGGCCGGTCCCCACGTGATGTTCGCCCGCAAGATCGGCGACGACGCGGGCGATCTGGTACGCCGGATCGACGCCGAGCTACGAGCGGGAGTGGCCGGTGTCTCGGGTTGACAGCGACCGCGGGTCGCGCCAGGACCTGTTCGGCCGGGGGATGATCTATGTCGTCGTTTGGTCCATGCAACTCGTCGTGGCGACGGCGATCTCGCCGGTCCTGGCGCACCTGCTGCCCGTCGAGGAGTTCGGCGCGCTGGCGGCCGCCATCGCGCTGTACCAGTTGCTGTTGCTGCTCGCCGTCTTCGGCCTCGACCAGGCGCTCGAGATGCGCCGGCTGGAGGATCCCGACGCGGCCCGCACCCGCGGCCTGTTGGCTGCCGGGATCTGTTTCGCCTTCCTGATCGTCGCCGCCTTCGCGCTGAGCAGTCCGCTGTGGTCGTCGATGCTGGGATTCGCCGGCTACCGCGACCTGGTCCTGATCACCTTCGGATGGGCAGCGCCGGGGGCGGCGGTGATGTTGATGATGGCGTTGCTGCAGGCCGAGGACCGGCTCGCCCAATTCGCCTTCGTCAGCATCCTGTCCAGCGCCGGTGGCCCGGTGATCGGTCTGGCGATCATGTTGTCGATGGGCGATCGCAGCGCCGTCACCTACGCCTGGGGAGGGGTGTTCGCGCAGAGCTTGGCGCTGGTTCTCGGGCTGTGCTGGACCCGCCCGCGACCGGCCGGGCTGCGCGACCTTCCGGAGTTTCGTCGGGTGCTGGCCTTCGGCGCGCCTCTGCTGCTGGCCGGGCTCTCCCAATTCGTCCTCGCGGCGGCGGACCGGCTGGCCGTGTTGCGCGTGCTCGGCGAGGCCGAGGTCGCCCGCTACCAGATCGCCTTCACGATCGGCAATGTGATGTCGCTGCTGCTGACCTTCACCAATCGGGCGTGGCTGCCGCGGCTGAAGAGTCTCAGCGACGTGGCGCAGCGCTGGCAGGTCATCGAGCAGGCCCGCGACGGCATCTATGTGTTGCTCGGCTGGGCGATCCTCGGAGTCACCCTGGGCGCGCCGGTCCTGCTCCGCGTCCTCGCACCGCCCAGCTACCAGCCGGACAGCCTGGTGGTGGTCGTCTTCGTGGTGGCCTGTTGTGCGATCCCGGTCGCGTCCGGGGCGGCGAGCATGCAACTGCTCACCACCATCGGTGACACCCGGCCGCTGGGTTGGAGCGCGGTGCTCGCCGTGGCGGTGAAGATCGTGGTCACCGCCGCGCTGCTGGTCCCCCTGGGCATCCTCGGGGCCGCGATCGCCACCCTCGTCGCCCTGACCGCCCAGGTGGGCCTGCTGCGCTGGATCGCCACCCGCCGCCAGCCCGCGACCCGTCCCAATCGCCGGGTGCTCGGATTCGGCGCCGCCGCACTGGTGGTGGCCGCACTGTCGGTGCTGCTGCCGCAATCGGCAGGGTGGAACGCGGGCCGCTTCGCCATTAGCCTAGCCCTGACCATTCCGTTCTTCATGCGGATGCGCATTCTGCAGCGGGCAAACCCTGCTGCCCCTGACCCGGGAGAGAAATCGTGAGCCGACTGCGTTGGGCAGCCGCACTCGTTGGCATGGCATTGGTGGCCACGGCGACCTACTCCGTTGAACGGTCAACGGCGGCACCGTCGTTCAACGGCGACCAGGTGCCGCAGATCGACGGCTGGCGGGCGGATTTCTCCGAGGATTTCACCGCGGCCAGCGTGAATGATCAGAATTGGGGGCCCTACGGCTGGGGCTACCAGCCGGTCGGCAATGGCGCGATGGGTGTTTATCGACCCGAGAACACCACCATCTCCAACGGTACGCTGAATCTGACCTACGCCTACCGCGATGGCCAGTGGACCAGCGCCGGCGTCAGCGGCGCGCCGCTGTTCACGGCAGCCGGCGGTCGCTGGGAGTTCCGCGTCCGCCAGCCGCGCGCCGCGGGTCTGGGGTATGCCTTCCTGCTCTGGCCGGCCGGCGACAAGTGGCCGCCGGAGATCGACATCGCCGAGGGCAACTCCAACTCCCGGACCGTCAGCTCGTTCTACCACTTCCGGACCGCGGACGGTCGCGAGCGACTCGACGCGTCGCGGCAGGTCGACGATCCCTGGGTCTGGAACACCTACGGCGTGATCATCGAGGCCGACGAGTTGATCTTCACCCACAACGGCGAGCCCCACTCGCGGATCGCGCTCGACACCCCGGAGAAGCGGGCCGTGGTGAGCGAGCGCATGTGGATCGGGTTCCAGATCGGTGTGATGGACCCCAATGCCCCCGAGGCGGAATGGTTCGAGACGGTCAAGGGCGGCGTACCGAATGCGGAGACCCCCGCTTCCGGCACGGTCCAGATCGACTGGGTGGCGCACTACGTGCGTGACCCGGCCGCGTCGGGCGATGCCCGCTCCGACGGTGGGGGCGGTTCCCGCTCCGACGGCACCGGCGACCTGGCGTCCGGCGACGGCACGACCGCCACCGACAGCGGCGGCGCCGCCGGGGGCGAGACGAGCCGCTCCGGGAGCGGTGATGTCGCCGACGATCAGGGACGCACGCGCGGCGATCAGGGACGCACCAGCGGTGATCATTTGTGGAATCGCCTGAGGGAGTTTGCGGCTGGCGAGCGCCCGGGGCTGCCGTACAGCGTCTATGACCGATGAGGCAGGCGAGACCCCGGGGGAGGTCGCGCCATCCGGACCGATGATCTCGGTCTGCGTGCCCGCGCACAACGGCGGGCGCTTCATTCGCGAAACACTCGACTCCGTCCTCGGCCAACGCGACGCCGACTTCGAGGTCGTGGTGATCGACAACGCCTCGACCGACCAGACCCCGGCCATCCTCGAGGCGATCGACGATCCCCGGCTCCGAGTGGTGCGTACCCCGCGATTGCTGCCGATGGGGGAGAACTGGCGTTTTGCGATGACCCAGTTGCGCGGCGCACTGGTGAAGGTGGTGTGTGCCGACGACCTGCTGCGGCCCGGGGCGTTGGCCGCCCAGGCGAAGATCCTCACCGAGGACCCGTCGATCGCCCTCGTCGCCAGCCGCCGTGACTTCATCAACGCCGACGGGCAGGTGCGCGCCGCCGATCGCGGACTGCGCGGCCTGACCGGCCCGTGCGAGGCGCGCACGGTGCTACGCCGCCAGGTGCGCTGCGGGATCAACCAGATCGGCGAGCCCGCCAACGTGATGTTCCGGATGGCCGACTATGCGCGCACCACCGGCTGGAACGCCCACCGCGTCTACCCGATGGACGCCCAGTTGTGGGTGGAACTGCTACGGCTGGGCCGGCTGTACGCGCAGCCGCAGACGTATGCGGCTTTCCGGCTGAGTGGCAGCAATCTGTCCGCCAGCCACTCGGCCGAGCAGTACGCCCAGACCGACGAACTGCTCGGTGAGGTGGCGCGCGAGTGGGGGATTCCCCGCTGGCAGGGCGCACTCGGTCGCCTCGCTCGGCGCGCGGTGTGGGCGGCCTGGCGGATCCGGATCAAGCTGCTGGCACGCTCGGGCGCGGCGCGGTGAAGCCGTTGCGGCCGGGGCCGCTGGCCCGGGTGGCGGTGTTGGGCGCGCACTGTGACGACATCGCCATCGGGGCCGGCGGCAGCCTGCTCACCCTGTGCCGGGCCAACCCGGGCGTGATCATCGATGCGCTGGTGCTGAGCGGGGCCGGCACCGAGCGGGAGGCCGAGGAACGGGCCGCGCTGGCGGCGTTCTGTCCTGGCGCGGAGTTGCGGCTCACCGTGGCCGATCTGCCGGACGGTCGGATGCCGGGGGAGTGGGCGCGGGCGAAGTCCCTGGTCGCGGCGCATCGGCGTACCGGCGACCCGGATCTCGTGCTGGCACCCCAGCGTCGCGATGCCCACCAGGATCACCGCCTGCTCGCCGAACTGGTCGGGCAGGAGTATCGCGATCATCTGGTGCTGGGCTACGAGATCGTCAAGTACGAGACCGACCTGCCGACCGTGTCGGTGCACGTCGCGCTGGAACCCACCGTGGTCGGGGAGAAGATCGCGCTGATCACCGAGCACTACCCGAGCCAGCACGGGCGAAGCTGGTTCGACGACGAGGCATTCCGGGCCGTGCTGCGGATCCGCGGTGTCCAGGCGCAGGCCCGCCATGCCGAGGGCTTCGTGTTGGAGAAGGCGGTCCTCGACCTCACCGGCGGTGCCCAGAGTTGATCATGTTCGACCCATCCATCGGAGGATCTTGATGCGAGTCCTGTTGACCGGCCAGTTGGGCTATCTGGGTACGGTGATGGCGCCCGTGCTGACCGCCGACGGTCACGAGGTGGTCGGCCTCGACACCGGCCTGTATGCCGCCGAGCTGCTGGGCCCCGCCCCCGCCGACCCGCCCGCGCTGGCCGTCGACCTGCGCGACGTCACCGCTGATCAACTCGCGGGCTTCGACGCGATCGTCCACCTGGCCGCGCTGTCCAACGACCCGCTGGGCGCGCTCGACCCGGAGCTGACCTTCGCGATCAACCGTGACGCGTCCGTCCGGCTCGCCCAGCTCGCGAAGCAGGCGGGGGTGCGGCGCTTCCTCTACGCCTCGACCTGCTCGGTGTACGGGGCCGCCGGCGACTCCCTGGTCGACGAGACGGCCCCGCTGGCTCCGGTCACGCCGTATGCCCGCAGCAAGGTCGAGGTCGAGGACGAGTTGATCACGCTGGCCGATGACGATTTCCATCCGACCTCGCTGCGCAATGCCACCGCCTTCGGCTACTCCCCGCGGCTGCGGGCCGACATCGTGTTGAACAATCTGGTCGGCCATGCCGTGCTGACCGGACGGATCCGAGTGTTGTCGGACGGTACGCCGTGGCGACCACTCGTCCACGCAGCCGACATCGCCGAGGCGTTCCGGCAGACGCTCGCGGCGCCGGAGGAGGCGGTGCACGCCCGGGCATTCAATGTCGGCGACGAACGCAACAATGTCACGGTCGCGCAGATCGCCGACGAGGTCGCGCGCGCGGTGCCCGGTGCCGAGGTCGAGATCACCGGGGAGTCCGGGCCCGATCCGCGCTCCTATCGCGTCGACTTCTCCGCGATCCGGGAGGCGCTGCCAAACTTCGGGTGTCGCTGGTCGGTCGCGGACGGGGCGGCCGAGCTTGCGGCGGCGTACCGCGATCATGGGCTGGACCGGGCGGGCTTCGAGGAGTCCTTCGTCCGGTTGGCGACGCTGCGCCGCCGGCTCGACGCGGGCGAGCTCGATGACGGGCTGCGGCCGGTCCCCTTCGACTCGTGAGCAGGGTCGATTCGTGAGCCGGGGTGGTTCAGCCGCGCAGGGACGCCCACGGGCCGGCCGCCGCGTCGCGCTCGCTGATCAATCGCGGTTGCTCACGCCAGGGCAGCGCAAGATCAGGATCGTCCCAGGCCACCGCGATGTCCTCGGCGGGGTCATGTGGCCGGTCGATCCGATAGCAGACGTCGGCGGCGCGTTCGCCGATCACCTGGAAGCCGTGCAGGAAGCCCGGTGGAATCCACAGCGCGGCGAAGTCGGTGTCGTCGAGCCGCATCGCGTGGTGCCTGCCGAGGGTCGGCGAGCCCGGCCGCGCGTCCACGACGATGTCCCAGACGGCCCCGCTCGCGCACCGCACGAGCTTCGCCTCGCCCGCACCGCCGCGGCCGTGCATCCCGCGCAGGACGCCGGGCGCCGACCGCGACTGCGAGTCCTGGCAGTCGGGCCCGAGTTCCATGCCGTGCGCGCGGGCGAGCGCGGCGTCGAAGGTCCGGGTGAACAGTCCCCGCGGGTCGCGGTGGGCGGTCGGCCGGAGCACGAACAGCCCGGCCAGTTCGGTCTCGGTGATCTCCACATGATGATCATGCCGCCCGACCGGACCGGCGGGCGAGACCGGTCGCGGCATTTCTCGACGGCGGGCCGGGCGCGATGATCTGCCGGGCGTGCGGCCGGGCGGGCGGACGCGACGACGTGGTGCTCGACCTCGGCGAGCAGCCGATCACCCAGCACCTGCCGGATCCGGCCGATCCCGGTCCCGATCCGCGGGCCCCGCTGGCGATGTGGTGCTGCCGGGGCTGTGGCCTCGCCCAGTTGGCCGGCGAGGTCGATCCCGGCCCGGAGGTGGTCGGCGTCGAACCCACGGCGGTGCGCGATCTGGCCCGGTCCGCGCTCGCCGACGCGGGGGAGCGGGGGCTGCTGGACGGTGCGACCGTGCGCGAGTTCGGGTCGCCGCACGGCGGCACCTGGCTCGACCTGTTGCCCGGCCACCGCGTGGTGACCGACGGTGTCGCCGAGGTGGTGATCGACTCACTCGGGCTGATGCACGAGCCGGACCAGGCGCGTGCCGCGGGCAGGCTCGCCGCGGCGCTGGCGCCCGACGGGACGGCGCTGGTCCAGTTCCACGACCTGGCAGCGATCGCCGAACAACGACAGTGGAATGCGCTGCGGCACGGGCACTACGCCTACTACAGCGCGACGGCGCTGGTCCGGCTGCTCGGCGCGGCCGGACTGGTCCCGATTCATGCCCTACGCCACGACCTCTACGGCGGCTCCGTGGTGCTGGCGCTGCGCCACCGGGCGGCGGCCCACCCGCTGGACGGATCCGTCGCGGAACTGGTGGCCCGCGACGCCGCGCTGGGGATCACCGAACCGGCCGCGCTCGCCGGCATGGGCGCCGCCGCGGCGGAGTCGGTACGCCGACTGCGGCGCCACCTCGCCGCGCGCCGGGCGGCCGGGGATCGGGTGGTGGCCTACGGTGCCGCGTCGCGCGCGGTGGCGTTGTTCGCGATGGCCGGGGTCGGCGCCGGTCAGGTGCTGGCGGTCGGCGACGCCTCACCCGGCAAACAGGGCCGGGCGCTGCCGGGCAGCCGGATTCCGGTGGTGGCGCCCGAACGGCTGGCAGATCTCGCGCCGGACGAGGTGCTGGTCACGATTCCGGAGTTGCTGGTGGAGCTGGCGGCGGCCCGCCCGGAGCTTGCGGATCGGCTGGTTCGGCTGGATCGCGTGGACGACTGAGGCCGAAGGGCCCGCGCTCGGATCGGTAGCGCGGACAGTCGCACCGTCCACAGTCGCTGCCCGGGCGGTAGTGACGGTGCGCGTCGCGGCCGTGGCCGCAGCGGCAGGCATAGGTGGTCAAGTGCTGGCCTCCCCGAATGCGCCCCCGGTGATCACGGACGCCTCACCATAGCGGGTCGCCTCAGTCCGCCGCCGGTGCTCCGGGGCCCGGATCGCTGCCGCCGGGCCCGTGGCGATGCCGCATGTCGTCGGTGCTGATCGCGCCGGGGCGGCGTTCCGGTCGGCCGAACACCCGGACCAACTCGGCCTCCAGGCGCCCCGCATCGTAGGGCCCCGTGTGTCGCCGGTCGCCGACGAAGAAGGTCGGCGTACCGCGCGCGCCGCTGTCGTGCGCCGACTGCATGTCGGCGCGTACCCGGTCGGCCAACGCCTCGTCGTCCAGGTCGGTTGCGAACCTGTCGAGGTCGAGCCCGAGCTCGGCGGCATAGCCGAGCAGATCGTCGCGTTCGAGGCGGTCCTGGTGGGCGAACAGCAGGTTGTGCATCCCCCAGAAATTGCCCTGCCGCGCGGCGGCCTCGGCCGCTATGGCCGCATCGAATGCGTGCGGATGCACATCGGTCAGCGGCAGGTGACGGAAGATGTAGCGCCCGTTCACTCCCATCCGCTCGGTCAGATCCTCCAGCATGCCGGTGGCGTCCCCGCAGAACGGGCACTCGAAGTCGGCGTACTCGACCAGGGTCAGCTCGGCGTCGGGGTTGCCGCGGTAATGATCACGGCTGACATCGACCGGCTCGGACAACAGGTAGGGCAGGCTCGCCTCGGTCTGGCCGAACACGCGCGCGGCGATCTGGAAGATCGCGAAGCCGAGGGCGGCGGCGAGCACGGCGGCGAGCAGCACACCGACCGTCGCCTCGGTCTGCAACACGGGGTCGTCGAAGGCGAGGCCGATGATCAGCAGCGACATGGTGAAGCCGATGCCGGACATGGCGGCACCGCCCAGCACCTGACCGAAGCCGACGCCCTCGGGCAGGTCGCCGAGCCGCAGCCGGGTGGCGAGCAGTACGCCGAGCCCGATGCCGGCCGCCTTGCCGACCACCAGGCCGATCACCACGCCCCAGGTGAGCCGCGAGGTCAGGGCGTCGGTGAGGACGCCGCCACCGAGCGCGACGCCGGCATTGGCGAGCGCGAACACCGGGACGATGAAATAGCTGGTCCACGGGTGCAGCGCGACCTGCCAGCGCTCGTTGATCGACACCACGCGTTGCAGCCCGCGCTGGGCCTGCTGGCCCGAGTCCGGCAGCGGCGACTGCCGGAACGCGCGAAACAGCGAGGTGGCCGAGTCGACGTCGTCGCGGGTGGGCTCGTGGGCCGGGATCATCAGACCCGCGATCATGCCCGCGACCGACGGGTGCAGGCCGGACATCAGGGTCGCCAGCCAGAGTACGAAGACCGTGACGCCGTAGGGCCAGGTACGCCACACGCCGGCCCGACCGAGCAGCGCGAGCGCCACCAGGCAGGCGCCCATCACGGCGAGCGCGGCGAAGTTGATGTTGTCGGCATAGGCGATACCGATCACCGAGACCGCGGCGATGTCGTCGAAGACGGTCAGGGTGAGCAGGAAGATCCGCAATTGGGCGGGGCAACGCGGGCCCGCCAGCGCCACGGCCCCGAGCATGAATGCGGTGTCGGTGCCGATCACCGCGCCCCAGCCGCGCGCGGCCTCGCCGGTGGGATTGAGGGCGAGGAAGATCATCGCGGGCAGGGCGATGCCGAGCGCCGCGGCGATCAGCGGCACGGCGATCCGGCGCCGGTCGGTGAGTTCGCCCATCGACAGTTCGCGGCGTACCTCCAGACCGAGCACCAGGAAGAACAGGACCATGAGGCCGTCGTTCACCCCAGTGCTGCAGACTCATCTCCAGGTGCAGCGGACCGAGAGCGACGATGCCCTCGGTGTGCCACAGTTCGGCATAGGTCGCGCCCCACGGCGAGTTGGCCCAGACCAGCGCGATCAGTGCGGCGGCCAGCAGGATCCCCGCGCTGCCGGCCTCGGTGGACAGGTAGTGGGTGAGCTGGCGCGGCGTCCGGACGCCGGTGGAGCCCGCGGTCGTGTCGTTCGACATGAGGACATCTTGCCGCCTCGCCGTTGCCGTCTCCTCCGCGCTCACACACGAAAGACCCGCCTCCACAAGGGAGGCGGGTCTGTGTCGGTGGGTCGGACCCAACGGCGGATCAACCGGCGGTCAAGGATTCCTGATAGCGGCGCAGGAGGTTCTCGCGCCGTCGCTTGACGACTTTCGGGTTGCGTCGTTCCTCAGCGAGCCTGCGCTGAGACTCGGCACGCAACTCCGCAATTTTGCGACGGGTCTCGTCGACTGCCTGCTGTTCGGTACCGGTCAACGTGTCAGACATGGGAGTCCTGCCCTTCTCTCGTGCTTCATGGTAGTCGGAGGGAGCGTCGTTGCTGCGGCGCGACCGTCATTTGCCGAGCTTTCTCGGCCCGGTCTTCATCGCCAACACAAGCGCCATCACCCGGGCCATGGCGATGACCGTGAGCCGATCGGTCTCGGTCAGGTCGCCAACTTGGGGCGCGTTGACCGACAGCATGCCGAACACGACGTCGTCACCTGCCGGTGCCTTGGCGGTCACAGGCGCCGAGATGACTGTCTTGTACGGCTTTGCGTCCCAGTCGATGCGGGGCCATGGATCGGGGGCCGAGAGAATGCGACAGTCGGTGTCGCGGCCGGACATGATCTGCCATATCGGGTGATCCGGGTCGTCCTTCTCCACCCACTCGGTCGAGGCTTCGTCGACGCGGCCGCGGCTCTTCGGGTCACGTAACTCGCGCTGGCCAGAGGGGTCTGACGTCAATCGGTAGAATGAGGCCCGTACTCTCGACGCCGTTGGCGCGCTGGCGGCTGCACTAGCCAACTGCGACTGCAGCGTCTCGATCGCAACCTCCCTTGGTCGACCTTCTTGGAAGGCGATCCGGTGGCTGTCGTCCAGCAGCGTGAGAAGCGCGATCAGCGCGTCGCTAACAGCATCGTCTTGGGCTTCGCCCAGCACCACAGACACGTTCTTCTCGTAACGGTCGGCGACTTGGTCGAGAAAGACTGCGACGGCGCCAACGAAACCCAATCCAAATAGAACGGCGGGAGCCCACGGTGCCCCGGTTGCCAGGAGGGTGCTTGAAGTCCCTGCGCCGATCGCGGTGACCAAGAGAGCCCCGGCCAGGATCAGCCTTTCTCGAAGCCAGACAGACGCACTGCCCAGTGACCGCGCGGCCAATGGCCAAGACCTCGCGGGTCGGGGCGAAGGCGCCGCCACATGTCGCTGGGGATCGTCGGTGTGCGTCATCGTGGACATCGTCGCATTGGGATGTGACATCGACCGCCGTGCAGCCCGGATGGATGTACGTGGGAGACGTAGCGTTGCCCTTCATCTCGTCGGCATTGCCGTCTCCGAGGTCCTGGCACACCAGGTTCGCCAGCAGGTCGCTGATCACTTGCGCCAGATCCTCCTACGCCGGCGCGCTCTCCTCAGCGCGGGACAGCGACTGGGCTCACGCTCGTGCCCCAACCGATCTGCGCGTGGTCGTCGTTCACCGTGAACCCCCGGCGCGGAAGGGTTGTTCGCGGACTCTCGCTCGACCGACTTCGTGGAGATCAGGGTCGTGTGCCATCCAAGTACGCCGCGGTGGTATCGAAGAATGGGCGCTGCGTCCAGGACTTGTGGTCTCCGATGACGTAGAGCCGCCTCTTTGCGCGGCTGACGGCGACGTTGACGAGGTTGGGAGCGGCCGAGGCCCAGCGCTTCGCGCCAGGCTTGCGGGGGTCTCCGCCAAGGACCAGGAACACAACGTCGGCCTCGCGTCCTTGGGCGGTGTGAACCGTTCCTGCTGTGATGCCCGGATAGTCGTCGTCCAACCGCGAGAGTTGGTTGGCGATCGCGCGGAACGGGGAGATTGCGATGATCTGATCGGGACGGATGTTCGCGGCGAGCAAATGGTCGAGCCGCTCGCGCAGACAGGTGATCTCGTCCACCTGAAGGTGGGTGCCAGGCTGCCGCGCAGGAACGTCGTACCACTGGCTTGCCGGTACGTCGTCGCGGTCGTCTCCATTGCGGCCGCTCACCCCATTGACCATCAGCCCCTCGTAGGCGATCTGGTTGCAGATGTCGAACATGGGGGAATCGCAGCGACGGTGCACCCGCAGAGGTGCGCTCACCCACAGGCTTCGCTGCCCAAGGCTCAGGGTCGTCCCGTGCTTGCCCACCCTGTCCGCCAGATGTTGAACGGACGAGTAGGCGGGGATCCAGGTTTCGCTCAGCGTGAACTGACGAGCAAGATCATGTTGTGCCTTCGGCGGCACCGTGACCACAGGGGTGAGTTGCATGGGGTCGCCGACGGCGATCACGTGCTTGGCTCGCCAGATGGCACCGACTGCGTCCTGTGGAGAGGCTTGCCCTGCCTCGTCGATCAAGAGCCATCCGATTGCGCCTGCCTGCAGTCCCCTGAGCATGGAGGGCACGGAGGCGAACGTCGTCGAGACAAGGGGGACGACCATGAACAGGAACTGCCACGCGGCAAGCCGGGCAGCCGAGCGGAGGTCCGTGGGCGCACGTCCCGTCATCACATCGAGGGCACCATGGAGGGCCTGACGGGCGCCCTTGGCGTTGGCCAGGAATGCGACGTGGAGGTTGAGTGCTGCATGAAAGAGGTTTGAGCGAGCGGTGTTGACCTCGGGATCCAGCCAGGCGCCGTGGAGTTCGCGCTGGCGCTCGTCGGCCAGCCACCGCGGGCTCGGGTAGGTGCTGCCGTATCGCTGGTAATCGTGCGATAGGGCTGCATCCAGTCCGGCCCATTCGCTGGACAGCCGTGTGAGTGCGGCCCGGGCGGCGTCGTGTCTTGCCTGCCACCTGTTCGCCTCGCCGTGCAGATGGGAGAGGCGGTTCGCTGCGGCGATCTGCTCGCGTTCGGCTTCGTCCAAGGCATGGGTCAGCGGGACCAAACGCTGGCGCCAGTCCTTGGTGGCGCGGCCCCAACTCGTGACCCCTTCCCACCATCCGGGCTTGAGCAGTAGATGACGTTCGTGCCGG harbors:
- a CDS encoding PIG-L family deacetylase, producing the protein MKPLRPGPLARVAVLGAHCDDIAIGAGGSLLTLCRANPGVIIDALVLSGAGTEREAEERAALAAFCPGAELRLTVADLPDGRMPGEWARAKSLVAAHRRTGDPDLVLAPQRRDAHQDHRLLAELVGQEYRDHLVLGYEIVKYETDLPTVSVHVALEPTVVGEKIALITEHYPSQHGRSWFDDEAFRAVLRIRGVQAQARHAEGFVLEKAVLDLTGGAQS
- a CDS encoding methyltransferase domain-containing protein translates to MICRACGRAGGRDDVVLDLGEQPITQHLPDPADPGPDPRAPLAMWCCRGCGLAQLAGEVDPGPEVVGVEPTAVRDLARSALADAGERGLLDGATVREFGSPHGGTWLDLLPGHRVVTDGVAEVVIDSLGLMHEPDQARAAGRLAAALAPDGTALVQFHDLAAIAEQRQWNALRHGHYAYYSATALVRLLGAAGLVPIHALRHDLYGGSVVLALRHRAAAHPLDGSVAELVARDAALGITEPAALAGMGAAAAESVRRLRRHLAARRAAGDRVVAYGAASRAVALFAMAGVGAGQVLAVGDASPGKQGRALPGSRIPVVAPERLADLAPDEVLVTIPELLVELAAARPELADRLVRLDRVDD
- the nhaA gene encoding Na+/H+ antiporter NhaA — protein: MNDGLMVLFFLVLGLEVRRELSMGELTDRRRIAVPLIAAALGIALPAMIFLALNPTGEAARGWGAVIGTDTAFMLGAVALAGPRCPAQLRIFLLTLTVFDDIAAVSVIGIAYADNINFAALAVMGACLVALALLGRAGVWRTWPYGVTVFVLWLATLMSGLHPSVAGMIAGLMIPAHEPTRDDVDSATSLFRAFRQSPLPDSGQQAQRGLQRVVSINERWQVALHPWTSYFIVPVFALANAGVALGGGVLTDALTSRLTWGVVIGLVVGKAAGIGLGVLLATRLRLGDLPEGVGFGQVLGGAAMSGIGFTMSLLIIGLAFDDPVLQTEATVGVLLAAVLAAALGFAIFQIAARVFGQTEASLPYLLSEPVDVSRDHYRGNPDAELTLVEYADFECPFCGDATGMLEDLTERMGVNGRYIFRHLPLTDVHPHAFDAAIAAEAAARQGNFWGMHNLLFAHQDRLERDDLLGYAAELGLDLDRFATDLDDEALADRVRADMQSAHDSGARGTPTFFVGDRRHTGPYDAGRLEAELVRVFGRPERRPGAISTDDMRHRHGPGGSDPGPGAPAAD
- a CDS encoding glycoside hydrolase family 16 protein, with the translated sequence MALVATATYSVERSTAAPSFNGDQVPQIDGWRADFSEDFTAASVNDQNWGPYGWGYQPVGNGAMGVYRPENTTISNGTLNLTYAYRDGQWTSAGVSGAPLFTAAGGRWEFRVRQPRAAGLGYAFLLWPAGDKWPPEIDIAEGNSNSRTVSSFYHFRTADGRERLDASRQVDDPWVWNTYGVIIEADELIFTHNGEPHSRIALDTPEKRAVVSERMWIGFQIGVMDPNAPEAEWFETVKGGVPNAETPASGTVQIDWVAHYVRDPAASGDARSDGGGGSRSDGTGDLASGDGTTATDSGGAAGGETSRSGSGDVADDQGRTRGDQGRTSGDHLWNRLREFAAGERPGLPYSVYDR
- a CDS encoding glycosyltransferase family 2 protein, which codes for MTDEAGETPGEVAPSGPMISVCVPAHNGGRFIRETLDSVLGQRDADFEVVVIDNASTDQTPAILEAIDDPRLRVVRTPRLLPMGENWRFAMTQLRGALVKVVCADDLLRPGALAAQAKILTEDPSIALVASRRDFINADGQVRAADRGLRGLTGPCEARTVLRRQVRCGINQIGEPANVMFRMADYARTTGWNAHRVYPMDAQLWVELLRLGRLYAQPQTYAAFRLSGSNLSASHSAEQYAQTDELLGEVAREWGIPRWQGALGRLARRAVWAAWRIRIKLLARSGAAR
- a CDS encoding NAD-dependent epimerase/dehydratase family protein translates to MRVLLTGQLGYLGTVMAPVLTADGHEVVGLDTGLYAAELLGPAPADPPALAVDLRDVTADQLAGFDAIVHLAALSNDPLGALDPELTFAINRDASVRLAQLAKQAGVRRFLYASTCSVYGAAGDSLVDETAPLAPVTPYARSKVEVEDELITLADDDFHPTSLRNATAFGYSPRLRADIVLNNLVGHAVLTGRIRVLSDGTPWRPLVHAADIAEAFRQTLAAPEEAVHARAFNVGDERNNVTVAQIADEVARAVPGAEVEITGESGPDPRSYRVDFSAIREALPNFGCRWSVADGAAELAAAYRDHGLDRAGFEESFVRLATLRRRLDAGELDDGLRPVPFDS
- a CDS encoding oligosaccharide flippase family protein, which codes for MSRVDSDRGSRQDLFGRGMIYVVVWSMQLVVATAISPVLAHLLPVEEFGALAAAIALYQLLLLLAVFGLDQALEMRRLEDPDAARTRGLLAAGICFAFLIVAAFALSSPLWSSMLGFAGYRDLVLITFGWAAPGAAVMLMMALLQAEDRLAQFAFVSILSSAGGPVIGLAIMLSMGDRSAVTYAWGGVFAQSLALVLGLCWTRPRPAGLRDLPEFRRVLAFGAPLLLAGLSQFVLAAADRLAVLRVLGEAEVARYQIAFTIGNVMSLLLTFTNRAWLPRLKSLSDVAQRWQVIEQARDGIYVLLGWAILGVTLGAPVLLRVLAPPSYQPDSLVVVVFVVACCAIPVASGAASMQLLTTIGDTRPLGWSAVLAVAVKIVVTAALLVPLGILGAAIATLVALTAQVGLLRWIATRRQPATRPNRRVLGFGAAALVVAALSVLLPQSAGWNAGRFAISLALTIPFFMRMRILQRANPAAPDPGEKS
- a CDS encoding dTDP-4-dehydrorhamnose 3,5-epimerase family protein; the protein is MEITETELAGLFVLRPTAHRDPRGLFTRTFDAALARAHGMELGPDCQDSQSRSAPGVLRGMHGRGGAGEAKLVRCASGAVWDIVVDARPGSPTLGRHHAMRLDDTDFAALWIPPGFLHGFQVIGERAADVCYRIDRPHDPAEDIAVAWDDPDLALPWREQPRLISERDAAAGPWASLRG